One window from the genome of Lutra lutra chromosome X, mLutLut1.2, whole genome shotgun sequence encodes:
- the PNMA3 gene encoding paraneoplastic antigen Ma3, translating into MPLTLLQDWCRGEHLNTQRSMLILGIPEDCGEDEFEETLREALRHLGRYRVIGRMFRREENAQAFLLELAQDIDYSLIPREIPGKGGPWEVVVKPRNSDGEFLNRLNGFLEEERRTVSDMNRVLGSDINCPAPRLAISPDFWTWAQTLGAAVQPLLEQVLYRELRVFSGNTVSIPGALAFEAWLEHTTDMLQMWQVPEGEKRRRLMECLRGPALQVISGLRASNAAITVEECLAALQQVFGPVESRKIAHVKFCKAYQEVGEKVSSFVLRLEPLLQRAVEKNAVLRRNVNQARLKQVLSGATLTDKLRDRLKLMKQRRKPPGFLALVKLLREEEEWEATFGPDRERIPGLDAGIRSSARANAFRAVSFPAPGNTLQARPSQGFKRRRGRGQHRRGRVLRARSRGSGKRKHYTFCYSCGEDGHIKAQCSNAPNLLLVRQRRQAAAESGNGNWAWEKSHPKPKAK; encoded by the coding sequence ATGCCATTGACCCTGTTGCAGGATTGGTGTAGGGGGGAACACCTGAACACCCAGCGGTCCATGCTTATCCTGGGGATTCCTGAGGACTGTGGTGAGGATGAATTCGAGGAGACTCTTCGGGAGGCTCTCAGGCACCTGGGCAGGTATAGGGTCATTGGTAGGATGTTTAGGAGGGAAGAGAATGCCCAAGCCTTTCTCTTGGAGCTTGCCCAAGATATTGATTATTCTTTGATCCCCAGGGAAATACCTGGAAAGGGAGGGCCCTGGGAAGTTGTTGTAAAACCTCGTAACTCAGATGGGGAATTTCTCAATAGACTGAACGGCTTCTTAGAGGAAGAGAGGCGGACAGTGTCCGACATGAACAGGGTGCTTGGATCGGACATCAACTGTCCTGCTCCAAGACTGGCCATATCTCCTGACTTCTGGACTTGGGCCCAGACCCTGGGGGCTGCAGTGCAGCCACTGCTAGAACAAGTGTTGTACAGAGAACTAAGAGTGTTTTCTGGGAACACTGTGTCTATCCCAGGGGCATTGGCCTTTGAAGCCTGGCTTGAGCACACCACTGACATGCTACAGATGTGGCAGGTCCCTGAGGGTGAAAAGAGGCGGCGGCTGATGGAATGCTTGCGGGGCCCCGCTCTGCAGGTGATCAGTGGGCTGCGGGCCAGCAATGCTGCTATAACTGTGGAGGAGTGCCTGGCCGCCCTGCAGCAGGTGTTTGGACCTGTGGAGAGCCGCAAAATCGCCCACGTAAAATTTTGTAAGGCCTATCAGGAGGTAGGAGAGAAAGTCTCCAGCTTTGTGTTGCGTTTGGAACCCCTGCTCCAAAGAGCCgtagaaaaaaatgcagtgtTACGGAGGAACGTGAATCAGGCTCGCCTGAAACAAGTCTTAAGTGGGGCTACCCTTACTGACAAACTTCGAGACAGGCTTAAGCTGATGAAACAGCGAAGGAAGCCACCTGGTTTCCTGGCACTGGTGAAGCTCTTACGTgaggaagaggagtgggaggCCACTTTTGGTCCAGACAGGGAGAGGATACCAGGGCTAGACGCAGGCATAAGGTCATCTGCCAGAGCCAACGCTTTCAGAGCAGTGTCCTTTCCTGCCCCTGGCAACACTCTTCAGGCCAGGCCTTCCCAAGGCTTCAAacgcaggaggggcagaggacagcACCGAAGGGGACGTGTGCTAAGGGCCAGGTCTCGAGGCTCAGGAAAACGGAAACACTACACGTTCTGCTATAGCTGTGGAGAAGATGGCCACATTAAGGCACAGTGCAGCAATGCTCCAAACCTGCTCTTGGTAAGGCAGAGGAGACAGGCTGCAGCAGAGTCGGGAAATGGGAACTGGGCTTGGGAAAAGAGCCATCCCAAGCCCAAGGCCAAGTAG